Sequence from the Ziziphus jujuba cultivar Dongzao chromosome 9, ASM3175591v1 genome:
atttgaattttttgtttacattaatttaataaattctcttgattctattttttaagaattaaatttttaaaagaatttataaaattaaaatattaaaatattgtttatacaatctttatctcatcATGACGtcttaataattgaaatttaaatatataattgaaattttatataaatatagtaaaataataaaacaatcaGAAGAGCAAAGTGAACCTATTGGAACTTATATcaatcccaaatatatttttaaatcttagatATTGTAGAGTCTATATAACTGATAAAGTAAGATGTTGATGGAATTTTCTACCAAAACATCTTGAGAAGAGATTTactagttatttatatattataaatattcaacgtatttatactaataatataattttatataaacacctaaataacaaatttgaattattcataagttttatttatttttcaagattGGTTAGCGAATTTCACTTCTTGTTCAAAAATGACtatttttttactaataaaATTTGATGGAGTTAAAACTAAATAGAGCTGAATTGCCCAAATCTATTTTCAagccttcattttttatttacaagcCTACATTTGCATAATGAATTGCACATTTGAAAACATTAATAATTGccaaaaatatactaaaataggAGAAATGCAACGATTGTCATAGTTAAATGACAAAACTACCAACAAAATtagaaagcaaaaaaagaaaaaaaaaattaaaataaagttagTCTAAAATCAAGTCAAGCTTGAAAGGTTGCAATGTATTTATAAGTCTACATGAGCATAATAAATTACACATTTGAAAACATTattaattgcaaaaaaaaaaaaaaaaaaaaaaacagtgtcAAAATAAAACCAATGCAACAATTGGTACTTAAATGATGACAAAATTATCCgaaaaaacgaaaagaaaagaaaaaagagagagagttatAAGTGTTAAACATTCTAAATAATTTgactgaaaatataaataaatcttaaatttgtttgatttatttttagagAAAATAGATAAAGAGGGTGtattaaatttgtcaaattatGAAACCCTTGGAAAAAGAAGATGAATCGAAATGTACTTAAAGAACCAATAAGATTGACTTAGCAGATAAATTgggaatacaaaaataaaaaccgtAATTagaatttaatgaatttaaaattaattatagattttaaaatatttaatggattgttatgaaatttcataaactttataaaaaatttataagagtCCAATGAAATTTTTAAGATCAAAATTCGATTTCatgttgacatttttttttcacaattttagttttaaaatctttttaaatctattaaaattcattattttttaaaattaataattttttaaatatctataaatttaaaattttttttacaaatttataattaaatatccttgttttaataaatttttataaaatcgattaaaatttaatttaaatattattaaatttttatgaattttttaaaaatttaaataaaatattttaattttttttaaatattctgaAAAtgcttcaaatttaaaattaaaaacgtttctaaattaaaaaataataataataaataaataaataaagcttaCGTGCACGATAACGATAAAGGGTACTACTACTACTGCTGCTTGTGTTCACAAAAGCCATTTTCTCAGTCTCTGCAATGCGGAAAAATTTCAAGTACTCCCGGCGTATGGAGTGCTCAGTACTACCGCCTTTCAAATTTTGACACGTGTGTAAAATTTCCATCCCGTAAACCGCTTGAAAACGGCACAAGACAACGTTGTTTTTCCCTGTTCCTTCCGTTTTAGAGTGTTGTCAATTCCTATTTGTGTCCCAATCTTTTTCTTCCCCGTTGAACCCGCACCAAATAAAGGCTAAACTAAGTCCCAATTTTCTTCCTTCCACAAGTACAGACTCCACCAGCTAACTGGAATTGCACCGcaatagttttatttaaatttttatgaaaccaAACATGGTGAAATGTGGtagaaaagaaacaaatcatctattttaaattttattttaaaaatattaagcacaattaaattttatgaaaaaataaatatgctgAAAAGAATAGCTGAGTTCTGcagtaaaaaaaaacaaaaaaacaattatataaatatagacttgtatttaaattgatgaaaatataatttatagaaaaatcaaaatcattacttgtaaaacaattaaatatccAATCAATTCAGCAATCACATTAGCTATTTAGAAATTTATCAAAACAaactataaaaatatgatattattatattaaaataaattagttgGTGTTTTTCTGTTAGCCAAGTTTTTGAAagcctttgttttattttattggaaacacaaataatttttctttttttttttttttagaatttatgttttattattaattttttaattttgggagcaggattttttttttcttttataattttataattttagaaagTATAGAGGAATGCTTTTATGAAGAAACTCACGGACCAGTAAATGATCCAGAGATTctgcttgaaaaaaaaaaaaaaaaagaacgaacATCCAGAAATAACGTTGCCGTTTCAAACGGTTTTCCAATTGGAAAAAAGTTATACACGTGTCAACAATTGAGAGACAATAGTACTGAGCACTCCATACGCCGGGAGTACTTGAAAATTTTCCCACGATGCATAAGTGGTCTGCATTTCGGACAAGACCGTATCATTTATGACTTTCCACTTCCTACCCTTCTAAGTCAGCCTTCTCCTTTTAccattctctctctccttcACGTGGTTCACACGCGTTCCCTTCCACTCTCACTCTGACCTCAACGTCGCGCGTGGGAAGAGAAGCCACTGGAATCGCGTGGACGGTATGTACATTCTGACTAAGTTGTTCCATCTAATGGACTAGGCTGCTTTTCTCTATTCTCTCTAATCATAGTAATCTACATGGCAAAAACCACAATTACTGCCCCTCTAatgcaataataattattattcattCTCCTtcacccaaatttttttttttttaaaaaatgcaataacttttattcacccaaaaaaacatGCAatgattataattattgtttaaaTGTTAATCGATGTTTTTCCGCTGTTGTCATGTACCAAGactaactttttaaaaaattgataaatttgggttgaatgcaaaaattaaaatgtggaaaaaaaaaaaaaaagaagaagagaatttcacaatatatattataattataacagttaataaataacatttttcaataaaatattgatataatattagctatttaattctctttgttatctatttcctttcatatttatgttgtttttatataagattttaatttAAGAATATAGTTGATACGTTaaataagaatattaaaattctaaactTGAAAAATGAATACTATGACCAACACCACTTGGTTCAGGTGGTACGgtatgttccttttaattaaggttttgaattttgtgaatgaaaaaaattgatggtGGAAGAGCTTCACACATTTTTGACCCGCTCTAATTAATAGGAGCCTAATgaccatcaaaaaaaaaaaaaaatttatgatttagcgatctcaaaaaaaaaaaaaaaatccaccagATATTGAACTGTCTAAAatcgaaaaaaacaaaacaagaataaatagaatgaaaagaTATTATCATCTCTACATTtacatacaaatacatattacccaaaaaaaaaaaaaaaaaaaaaaaaaaaaaaaaacctttgcaTTACAAACACACGTATACCTTATCAACCTTTTAATAGATCAGTCACATCATACGACAAACTTGTCaatgaaaatatcaattatgCTTCGAATGATGACAAACCCATGTTATATAATTGTTTGTATATGAAACAGTGCTTGATAATTATgtgttaataaatcatatatataaaaaaaaaaatgtatattagtTAGGAGATAAACTaccttttcttttatggtttATTGTCGCTTAATACTTgtttcatatggaggatgatgGCTATGCTTTGTGTTATTGTCGACCCTCTTTCAATTTAAATTGATGATATATCAATAATTTTACATAGCAAACTACTAGCTGAGCAATTGAATCCCGAATACACACAATATAATATTCgatataataataactatttgttttaattaataagATATTAATTAGTAGAGTTTAGAGTTTAAGAATGTAGGTTCAATCATCATTTTGAAATAGCTGCATCCATAAAACTCCCTCCAAATTTCCTCCACCCGTGTTTGAATTGTGATAATGTTTGTAGTAGGATTTTTATCATCCacataacatattttcttggatgtTTTTGGAGTGTAATTCTAATGAGTTACATAGGTAGAAAAATGTTACAGTAATTTTCACCATCATTTGCTTATATTGAGAGACCACTTCACTCTCATCATACAAATCCAAATCATTGATAAAACGTACGTTTCTAAACGAGTTTTATGTTAGTCGttatagcaatatatatatatatatatatattagacatTGTATAATTATTCAAGAAAAAGAGAATTGCAGGATTTGTTTGGAATATGACTAAGTTGAAcggaattattttaaatttagtccAAGCAAATTTTGTTAAACCTAAAAAGTCTAATTTAATTGGACAGAATGTAAAATACTTCAGTTTAATAAATCCATGTCGCATTTATCTTTATACAATATATTTGGTATTACCTCTATCTATTTTCATTGAAGAATTACAACTAGACTAACAAGTTAACAAAAaaatctctctctatatatatttatttattttttataaatactgAATGACATCTCCTTcttcatatgaaaaaaaaaaaaacatggaaccCGCCAAttgaatacataaaatatacCAAGTACTAATGGATGAGTAGGTAAAACACTTAaattttgattaagaaaataaatgttCAACTATCACCTTTTGGATctaaaattcaattatatttgtaaaattataaatatacatgtatGCATAGAAATTACTCTATTGATGTAGACTACTGAGAATTGCAAAAATATATCAATCTCTACTATTTATAAATTGTTCCATAAATGCTGATAGATCAACCGTTCGGGATTATAAAAATATGCCAAACTTCTagcattctaatatatatatatatttttttattacaaaagaAAATTCTTCGAAGTTCAAAGAAAAgagtgaaaattgaaaaataaaataaaataaccaaaaaaaaaaaggtagattAAAAACAGTAGAACAGAGAAGAGCAATGGTAAAGAGCGATAGGTGATTGTAATTATCTTCAATCTTTTTCCAGCACAGTGACTCTTTATTCGGCCTTCCCTAAGAGGTTGTTTTCATGGGGTCCGGCTTGGTGTGTGTGCCGTTACGTTTCTCTGCCCGCCAACCAAACATTATACACCgaaagcaccaaaaaaaaaaaaaataataataataataaatgaaaataaaaataaaacaatatttccaaaatccaatattttttttattctttcaaaaatatatttttatatttatatatataaaaaggacAAGCGTGAAACCCACTCTGCTCTAAAATCaatcgtcttcttcttcttttttaactttctgCCTAGTCATAGAAGAAATAAAGGtaggaagagaaagagaaaagagaaagagagatgggTGTGAGAAAATGAGCATTTCTTTTGTATAATGAGAAGAGAGCACCCAAACCTCTTCTTCACAGAAGAAGATGGCAATGCAGCAGACAAATGATGATCATCAACAGCAACAACATCACAACCATTCACTCTTGCTTGATGTCCTTTACTGTGAGGAAGAGAAATGGGAGGTAGAAGAAGAAGGTGGTTTATTAGAGGAGCAGAGCAGTGATATATTATACAATAATAGCAGTTTTATCAATAATGATGACGATGATAATAATGGAGAAAGAGCCTCTCTGTTTCCTCTTCTTCTGTTGGAACAAGATCTGTTTTGGGAAGATGAAGAGCTTCTCAGTCTTTTCTCTAAAGAAAAGCAACAGCAGAATAACAGTGTCAGTTTGGTAAATATCGTTGAAAATGATCTGTCTCTGCTTTTAGCTCGCCGAGAGGCTGTGGAGTGGATGCTCAAAGTTAATGCCTATTACGGATTCACCGCTCTCACTGCGATTCTAGCCATTAACTATTTCGATGGGTTTCTCTCAAGTCTCCATTTTCAGAGAGATAAGCCATGGATGATTCAGCTTGTTGCTGTTACTTGTCTCTCTTTGGCTGCTAAAGTTGAAGAAACACAAGTACCTCTTCTTCTGGACCTCCAAGTAcgtacaaaaattaaaattgaaaaaaactttgagaaaatcaaaacccattttctttttttttctttttttatttttgttgttgttgataaCCTTAGATAGATTCTAaatctggatttttttttttgtatttttctgtgTTTCAGGTGAAGGACACGAAGTATGTATTTGAAGCCAAAACCATACAGAGAATGGAGCTTTTGGTCCTTTCAACACTCCAATGGAAGATGCACCCTGTAACTCCACTTTCATTTCTTGACCATATCATAAGGAGGCTTGGATTGAAAACCCATCTCCATTGGGAGTTTCTCAGACTCTGTGAACGTCTTCTTCTCTCTGTAGTCTccggtaaaaaaattaaaaaaaaaaaaaagcaaaaacccaTAACATTGTCTTTTTATGCATTCGATAAAGAACTATTTTCTCATAAAAGAATTtctgatttttacttttttttttttggtttttgttttgaaattaatttttgttcagATTCAAGATTCATGGGTTATCTTCCTTCTGTTTTGGCAACTGCAACAATGATGAGGATTATAGACCATGTTGAGCCTTGTAATGCCATGGAATATCAGAATCAGCTTCTGGGTGTTCTCAAAACAAGCAAGGTATATGTtaacttcactttttttttttaatcttgtatTCAATGAATGATATACAGATTTCGAAGTTCCAGTAACCTTCAAAGCAAATAGCCCATTAATGCACAAggtctttatgtttttttaataaataaatatataattttttggtaCAGGAACAAGTAGAAGACTGTTACAGTCTCATTGTGGAATCATCATCAATGGGTTATAATTATGCAAATAACAATTACGGCAGCAGCAACAACCAACAGAAGAGAAAGCATGACGAGGACATTCCTGGTAGCCCAAGTGGTTTTGTTGATGCCATATTTAGTG
This genomic interval carries:
- the LOC107426951 gene encoding cyclin-D3-1, with protein sequence MAMQQTNDDHQQQQHHNHSLLLDVLYCEEEKWEVEEEGGLLEEQSSDILYNNSSFINNDDDDNNGERASLFPLLLLEQDLFWEDEELLSLFSKEKQQQNNSVSLVNIVENDLSLLLARREAVEWMLKVNAYYGFTALTAILAINYFDGFLSSLHFQRDKPWMIQLVAVTCLSLAAKVEETQVPLLLDLQVKDTKYVFEAKTIQRMELLVLSTLQWKMHPVTPLSFLDHIIRRLGLKTHLHWEFLRLCERLLLSVVSDSRFMGYLPSVLATATMMRIIDHVEPCNAMEYQNQLLGVLKTSKEQVEDCYSLIVESSSMGYNYANNNYGSSNNQQKRKHDEDIPGSPSGFVDAIFSVDRDSSNDSWSNIGSSSSLYSCPEPLFKKARTQDQNMNLTSLNRVFVDVVGSPPYP